From the genome of Bos indicus isolate NIAB-ARS_2022 breed Sahiwal x Tharparkar chromosome 2, NIAB-ARS_B.indTharparkar_mat_pri_1.0, whole genome shotgun sequence:
CGTGTgtgtcctctgtgtgtgtgcgtctcTCTATTTAAACCACAAAGGTTAGCAAGCTACACATACTTATTGTACATATCTTCTtagattatttgtatttatttttttaagtagataatatATGTACgtttttcaaagataaaataatgaaaagatttGCATAGTCCCCCTTGTATTTCAGTACCCTGTCTGAAATATACCGTCCTTTGGTGAGTCTTTACGCATAGAAAAGCAGATATTCAGTAGGAAGGTAcgtatttttgttttcctctgtaacTCTCAAACTGACCTTTCACATGTAATAAGGCAGTATGGAGTAGACGACAAGAGCAGTGGCTTAGGGGCCAGCTTGTTGCATTCATATATCGGCTCTGCCACATATCAAGTGTATAATTCTGGGCAAGTTAGTTAGCCTATCTGTGCTTTGTAATCAGATGTAAAATTATGGCTCAGTATACATACTCTGCTTAGAGTAGTACCACACATAAGGAGTATATGTGTTTGCtactgctattatttttattattagggACAGTGaccaataaaataatattcaagaATCAGTCCAGACCAATTTGACTTATATTAGTGATATATATgaatatggtggctcagacggtaaagcgtctgcctacaatgtgggagacccaggttcaatccctgggttgggaagatctcttggagaaggaaatggtagctcactcctccagtattcttgcctggaaaatcccgtggaccgagaagcctggtaggctacaggccatggggtcgcagagagtcagacatgactgagcgacttcactttcactttcttttcaagttCATTTAACAAAAAGGGATGAATGGGATTTCTCACTTGTTtgaattctatttaaatatttcagaaaacttccaaaaacaaaagtaaagcaaCTAAAATATACTTTGTTGTTCCTTTCTTATGGGTTGATAGGGTTTTTTTTAGGGGGGGTTTGTTTTTGCATGTACGTTTTTAAACAAGTATACTTTCTTTATGTAGTAAAAGTGTCTCAGAGAAAGTGAGGTAGAGGTGACTGCTAAGAATATGAACTTTTTTTGCATAGtgtatcacatttaaaaaaatactttctcatGCGCTTTCTACTCAAATTTGATAAAAATACATATCTATACAATATTAAATTTTAGGTGATAGTGAcccataaagttttaaaattctctggTCATATCTTTTAAGGATAAAGTTATTAATAAGATTTAAAGTTCTTAAGGCAAGCAAGAGGCCGGGAGCTTGATTTATATTTCTATCCAGTTTTTCCATCCTTAGctcttaatgaaaaaaattaagggaaCAACAAAACctctttcccctttccctttgttggttacaaaataatatatattaattgtaggaaatataaaagcagaagacagagaaataattACCTTGAAATTACTATTCAGTTTAATGTTGTAACAGCTTGGTATCGAGGCTTCTTGCCTTTTTTCTCTATGTAGCTGGACACACAGTCCCTCATGTTATTAATTTGTTTGCTTTCTACAGTGATAGCATCAGGAATGCTAtacacagttgttttttttaataaacttagtATTATGATCACTTTAATCATGCTGTTATctataaaatcatttataatagGTGTATCATGTTCCATTGAGCACATATGCCATACTGAAATTTAATTTGTAGTATATTTCCTACTCaagagcatttaaaaataaactatatcaGTAAATATCCTTACAAATCAAATTTTATGGACACACATTATATCCTTATGATCATTTCTGAGACATGGAGTTATTGGGTTGTAGGTCATACtctttttttcatgctttttcaTACACATTGCCAAACTGCTCTCCAGATAGTTGGTACCTTCTGAGTGCTTACTAGCACAGGCATGGTCTTTAGTTAAGTCCTTGCCTATTTGAGGTGCGAATTCCCCTTCTCTCCAGTGCCTCTAGAaccatctcttcttccttccttcccgatttttctgttcttctgtatccttcctccttcccacttCATAGAAGCTGGATTTGATCCAGGTTAGAGaaggagctatttcaaatgctgtttACCTCTCTCCATTTGCTTCTTAGTGCATTTGCTGTATAAAATACTCTTGAGGCTCTTTTTTATGGCAACCAAGTTTTCAAAAatcatgctcttttttttttttcagttttgtaaattctgatttttgctttagtgATTTTTAGTAAGCTTAGTCTATTACGCGTGTGAAGTAACTACAGTGGTTAAGAGAACTACTATCCCTAATCCAGGAGACTGGGTTCAGATTCTAGCTCCTGTTCTTGTTGAAGAGAACAGCTTTCTTCAGGATTTTGTGAGGATTTAAAGAGGTGATGATTGTAAGTGCTTCATACACTGCCTATCATATAGTGAGCACTTGATTGTCTAGCTTTTATTATCATCTCATCTGACATAAGTGTGAGTGAAACAGggattatttttctcattctataTTTCAGGAAATGATATCAGAAAGATGGAATGCTTTTCCTATTGTCACGTCTAGAAAGTGATGATGTCTGGATTTATAACTTATGATCTGTAGGGACTGCTGCAAAGTAGGAAAGCTAAAGTGAACAAGAGTTGTTTCTAATACTTAGGATAATACACAGAAGATCATGAAAAGTTTGAAAAGCTTTATATACAGGGGCCTGAGAGGTAAAGCTTCCAAAAAGTCTTGACTGGCCTACCAGCAAGTAAGTGAGAATAGTTCCAGAAGAGAAATGGTTCCAGTGCCTTGTGGCATAGGACAGGTTGCATTTTAAAGtttaagaagactgagcactaGGATCAAAACATTTAATAGATTTCTCTACTTTGGTATAAATTAGAATGGAGTCCTGTTTTAAGTATCTATGTTGATTAGGTTTTTATCTTAACTTGTTTCCGACAGGGCACGGTGCTGATGTGAAGTGTGTAGACTGGCATCCAACGAAAGGGTTAGTTGTTTCAGGAAGTAAAGATAGTCAACAGCCAATCAAGTTCTGGGATCCCAAGACTGGGCAGAGTCTTGCAACACTGTAAGTGATAGGAACCCCACCTTGATCCTTAAAAAAAGGGGAGCACAGCTGACTGGATTGTTAACTCTTAGCCTTCTTTCCTCTCATGTATTCCTGAAAAAGTAGTGTAGACAGTAGATGGATTCTTATCTATAggccttttatttattaaatatggtTTCTCTCTGAATTCCTCATCAAGTCAGGCTTGATGTTTGTTCTCCCACATACATGTAAATTTAATTTGGGTATCGTGGGGGTGAGGGGTAGGGAGGAGGTGGTTATTACTACCACTCTAGGTTACTCATAACACTGATACACTTGGCACTATATAGAGTTGATATGTGTGCCACGTGTGAGACagccccctttctccttctccctaCAGCTCTTCAGAGGTAGGGAGGGaaaaaacagagggaaacagagaagttttccctctgtttttaaatcagttttaatttttttttctgaggtgTTTAGTTACAATGCAGCCACATcgtaaaattttctctttgactCATCTGTGAACATTCACAGTTCATTTAATATTGATTgattgttgttgattttttttttccaactaagCAGCTGTTTCCTAGTCCCTCTGATTGAGAACTGAGCCACGTCCAGAGTGAGCTGGTTGGCAGCAAGGCTGCTTTGTTGCACAGCTCCAGTGGCCACGAGCAAATAGAACACGTTGTTAATGGTGCTCCTAGGAGACGTGTATTGTCCTGGCCTCAGCAGTTGCAGAGTCTTTAGTTCAAATTAACCCTCAAACTGTCTCAAGTTCTTTTTTAACGTTTGACTTAATAAGAGCAGGTTAttgaatttctaaaatttaatgagttttattgtatattaatttATGTGTTCAAGTGCTTTCCTTGCTTCACAGATAAAATTTTCTACCCAGTTGAAGTTCTGCTGCTGTTTTAAATTGGTCAGTAAAAACTGCTTAGATAATGGacattatttctgtctttgacctatttctttcatgtatattttaacGGTAGTCCTGTAATGTTACATGCGTTATTACTTCTAGGCCAGACTTCTTCCATCTTGACTACCGTGTGCTTTTCAAGAAAATGACCATTGATTTACACTTGTTTTGAATTCTGACCAAGGATTATATTCTTGGTACTTTGTTTCTAGTCATGCCCATAAAAACACAGTAATGGAAGTGAAATTAAATCTCAATGGCAACTGGCTACTCACAGCATCACGTGACCACCTCTGTAAACTTTTCGACATCCGAAATCTGAAAGAAGAGCTTCAAGTCTTCCGAGGTCATAAGAAAGAAGCTACAGGTCAGTAGCTATGATATGCTTCTCATTCTATCACTGTAGAATTCTGACATcctaataattttgtttttctctatgtttTTGTTTACAGCTGTGGCCTGGCATCCTGTTCATGAAGGACTTTTTGCCAGTGGAGGGTCTGATGGCTCTTTGTTATTTTGGCATGTTGGGTATGTGGCACTCACTACATAAAGAAGTTGTAAATTATATGAAGACCACACccgaaagtgaaaaaaatgatagTGTGTTGTATTTTTCTCTGAGTGTTCATATGTCCTGTATCTGTAAACCCAGTTTGGAATAGAAAACATAGCACTTCTCTTTCTGGCTATGGAAGTCATAAAGGGAGAGGAAGACCAACTTCCTTGTTTCCTGTGATAAGGTAATTTCTAAGGCACTTCCCCTCTGAAgtgctctttggaaaaatgttattGATCACAACTGGGTACCTCTGAAACATGTGGAATTGACCAGATTGAAAGTTACCAAGTTTGGTAGCTTTGTATTACGCTAAAAGAAAGTACCTTCTTTGGCAGAGGAGAAGCTGAGTAACTTTTGTGAAAAAGACTGCTTTCTGTGGTGCCGTTACAGAGTAGAGAAAGAAGTGGGTGGAATGGAGATGGCCCATGAAGGAATGATCTGGAGTCTGGCTTGGCATCCCCTTGGACATATTCTCTGCTCAGGCTCAAATGACCATACTAGGTAAGCTTTATGTCAAAAGTAACGAGGAATTGCTGTGTTTATGGAGCAGCTGGAGATAAATGCATATTTAGTCCATTCATAgatgaatgtatttatttattttctaacttaCTTTTAAGGACATGTTCGCAGTGgtttataaatacacatattacAAGGAGATTGAGTATTGAATATGACTTTgttatttgaattttgttttaccttctaatttgaaaaaaactctctacattaaaaatttttagaatggggcattttaaaactttgttgttTTTGCCAGAGGACTGCTTACTACTACTGTTAAGTGCCCAGAGATACACTGAAACTctgctcctctcctcctccctccaaatacttttattttgaCAGCAAATTTTGGACCCGAAACCGACCAGGTGATAAAATGCGAGATCGATACAACCTCAACCTATTACCTGGAATGTCTGAAGATGGAGTGGAATATGGTGAGGTTCTTGCATGTTTATTCTTCTTTGAAATATGATATTCTGTAATAAAAGTGTTAAGTATTGAGAAGATTATGTAAAATGAATTTTAGTTTTATAGTTTATTGATTTATGAATCTCTAACAATTTTTATCAAGTGTTAATTTTATTGGCCCACTACATTCATGAAATCTCTATTAACAATGGCTATATTCCTATTTATAGATGACCTTGAACCTAATAGTCTGGCAGTAATTccagggatgggaataccagaacaacTAAAATTAGCTATGGAACAAGAACAGATGGGTAAGAGAAGTTGTTCctataaatttaactttttctgtaattttacCTGTTTCCTATAATTGTGATAGTaagttattttgaaaatgtcaaaATGATGTATGTTGAGAAGCATTGATAAAAGTGATATAAGCTGTATAATATTTAGAATTTGTTCTTTCAAAAATACATTCACTGGTGAGGTggccattttctttcatttccttggctAACCGCTTCTCTTCTTGGTTGCAGGGAAAGATGAATCAAATGAAATTGAAATGACAATTCCAGGTTTAGATTGGGGAATGGAGGAGGTAATGCAGAAGGATCAGAAAAAAGTGCCTCAGAAGAAGGTTCCGTATGCAAAACCTATCCCTGCTCAGTTCCAGCAGGTGAGCAACTCCAAGGGcaccctcatcccctccccaTGCCCTCCTCATGCGCTGGGGAACTGGTGAGTCTCACTGATGTGCAAGGATAGGTCTCCCTTATATTATCTCATCTGTTGAAGGTATGTCTGTCTGTACTATAGACTTTCTGGAGCTTTCTTCACGTATTTCAGGCATTATTAGACATAGTCTCCATCTGCTGCTTTGCAGTTAGTGCTGAGTTTGTCATGAATCTTCTCTGGATATTCTTTTATTCTCACCTTGTTATTATCCAAGCtattggaagaagaaaagagacttGGAGTGGAAAGAGTATGTTGACATTCGTCAGcatattttttctgtcttccacTTTGTTTGTCCCTCACACAATGTGCAAAAGTGTACACGCCCTTTTGAAGAGGCAGGCAGGCTTTGCATCTTAATAGCATGTGAAATCTTGCAGCTTTTTCAACTTGGCAGTTTCTACCTAGTAATGTGCTTTGCCTAACTCTATTCCTGTGTCACTAAGAATTAGAGAATTAGAGTTAGAAATAAAGATAATTCACCAGCTGCATGAACTTGTATTCACCAGGTTGGAATGAGCTGGTGATATTATAGAATGGTTTTCTCATTCTGTCATTATAATTTACACACTTAGGGTATACTTTAATGTTCTCTTCATTCCCAAGGCATGGATGCAAAATAAAGTTCCAATTCCTGCCCCAAACGAGGTATTGAATGACAGAAAAGAAGACATTaaattggaagagaagaaaaaaacacaagcaGAAATCGAACAAGAGATGGCCACATTACAGTATACTAACCCACAACTTCTGGAGGTGCGTGACACTTTTGAGGGAATTCAAGATGATCTAAGAAAGTAGTGGTTAATGCTTTTTTATTGATCTGCCCttgaggagaaggaaaggaactcTTACATGGGTCAGATGAGCAGTATAATTTCTTATTGCTACATTAGGAAGCTAGTTTCTAGCAGAATCCTGTTTCTAAGACTTTTAAAACCAGACCAGTCAAGCAATGAGTAGACCTCAGTTgaacatacatttttaatagaCAAGGTAAAACCAACAGTTTCAATTTGGAGTCACATATTTATCCATAGATAAAAGAATTTTCTGTTAGCTTTAGAGCAGgtggtttgttctttttttttctaccttgGAAGCTACTTAGAATGATAAAACACTAGTAAATTGTTGTGCTTTCCCCGATCAAGATGGATATGAATAGTCCTGGCTGCTGTTTCCCAGCACCTGGAAAGAAGCATTTTAGAGTCTGGAAGCCTGAGTACCTTCAGAACATATGAATATCATATGGATTCTAGTTATAGTTGGGGCATTAAGAGGTCAATCAATAATGTCTTTATGTTTGTTTTGAGATTCCCCAAACTAAGTGATAGTAATAATGTCATATTTATTAGCatgccttttctctctttctttctagcAACTTAAAATTGAAAGACTTGCACAGAAACAGGCTGAGCAGATTCAGCCTCCTCCTTCATCTGGCACCCCTCTCCTGGGACCCCAGCCCTTTCCAGGACAAGGTCCAATGTCTCAGATTCCTCAAGGTTTTCAACAGCCTCATCCATCTCAGCAGCTGTCAATGAACATGGCTCAAATGGGGCCTCCAGGTCCACAGGGACAGTTTAGACCCCCTGGACCACAGGGACAAATGGGACCACAAGGCCCTCCACTGCATCAGGGAGGTGGGGGGCCGCAAGGATTCATGGGACCACAAGGGCCCCAGGGACCGCCCCAGGGGTTGCCAAGGCCTCAGGACATGCATGGGCCCCAGGGAATACAAAGGCATCCTGGACCTCATGGCCCTCTGGGACCTCAAGGACCACCTGGACCCCAGGGTAATGCTGGTCCTCAGGGTCATATGGGTCCTCAGGGCCCACCTGGCCCACAAGGTCACATAGGCCCCCAAGGCCCACCTGGTCCCCAGGGTCACTTGGGCCCTCAGGGACCTCCTGGTACTCAAGGTATGCAGGGACCACCTGGTCCCAGAGGAATGCAAGGACCTCCCCATCCTCACGGGATACAAGGCGGGCCAGGGTCTCAAGGGATCCAAGGTCCTGTGTCTCAGGGACCTCTGATGGGATTGAATCCAAGAGGAATGCAGGGTCCTCCAGGCCCCCGAGAGAACCAGGGTCCTGCTCCCCAAGGGATGATGCTGGGTCACCCACCTCAAGAGATGAGAGGACCTCATCCTCCAAGTGGACTGCTGGGACATGGCCCTCAGGAGATGCGAGGTCCTCAGGAGATGCGAGGCATGCAGGGCCCTCCACCCCAAGGATCGATGCTGGGCCCTCCCCAGGAATTGAGGGGGCCTCCAGGCTCACAAGGTCAGCAGGGGCCGCCCCAGGGCTCTTTGGGACCTCCACCCCAGGGTGGCATGCAAGGGCCCCCTGGACCTCAGGGACAGCAGAACCCGGCAAGAGGGCCACATCCATCTCAAGGGCCAATACCATTCCAGCAGCAGAAAACAGCTCTGCTAGGTGATGGGCCCCGGGCCCCCTTCAACCAGGTATTACTTATTTCCAACTTGTAGATATTACACTTTGGGAAAATACACTCCACACTGAGGCAGCACTTCAAAATGCTGTGAAAGGAAGGAACAGCTGGTGTAGACGTCTCAGGTAGTGACAGTGGCTTGAGAATAGCATCATGGCTGAAGGAAGAAAGAGTAATTAAGTAGATCATTAAATATATTGCAACAGAATCTTTACTCTCAGCCTCTTCCAGAAGAACTCCCGATTGAATACAGTTCATATTTGTCTCAGGGCTCTAAAAGAGCTGTGGTGCTGAGGAGGGAGCATGGGGGCTCCAGGTCTATTCTGCTGccttttctgggctctttatttcATAGGCTGGTGTTTCATGGGCTTCCAGACAACTGAGCCACTGCCTGCCAGCTCTACTTTTAAGATAGTCTGGGATGTTTAACTCTTGAATATACTGTAGACTATGTTCtcactattttcatttccttgaataCTTTTAGAGATATGAGTTCAGAATTGCATGTTTTCAAATGGTGACCCTTTGGATGAAACTCTATTCAAATTGTTTTTAGTTCACGTATAAGAATATTTTCAAGAGGAAGTATTTTTGCAGAAATTTTCTTGGCTCTCTTTAGAGATTTCTGTTACTGTCAGCCAAGTTTTTTTAAACCCATCTGCTGAGCTGTGCTTGAGAGGTAGTGGAAGTTCAGTTTTCTTGGGCCGAATTACAGAAGAATGCATGGGCACTGTTTGGCTCTGTGGGTTTTTATGTTTTACTGAATTTCATAGTCTGAAAGAATTATTTGGGTAAGAACAACTTTGTTTGTGTCCTTGAAGTCAGTCATGGACCAAAGTGAGTGAATGAACCACTGTTGATTCCCTGGGTCTTCACCTTTTGAAAAGCACTTGATTCCCGCCGAAGAGGGCCTGTTGTGGATGCTGTGTGTAGAACATACACCACCTCTGAGTGTCTGTGATGTGAAGGTGACCAGTGGATTCACCGAATTAAAATAACTAGATTATGGTCCTCTTCAGCACATCTTCCAGAAGTTAAAAATGGCATAGCAATGAAGAATTTGATGGCATTTGAATCTATTTCCAGAATTTATTGGGCACATTTCAGAACTTAGGATGTTTAATAAGTCTAAGTTTACCATCCAGAACTGtcctaaaacttaaaaatattttatattttattaatacagtgtatatttgtgtgtgttttttatattcagttcagttcagttgctcagtcgtgtactactctttacaaccccatggactgcagcacaccaagcctccctgtccatcaccaactcccggagtttttatattatatttatattataaatatttataatatttacctACCTAACCTTATGTTAGTGAATGAACAGCTTTCATTTTGTAGGCTAAAAATATGATGAACTTTAGCTATCACTTTGCGACTGAAATTATATAAACGTGTCAGATTCCAGAGGACAGGTCTGTGGGaacaatttaatgtttttattgtatCATATAGTAGAAGATTTTAgacatgaaaagcaaaatggctctaaaatttaatttacctgtagaaatactggagtgaaaaTGGAGGATTAATACATTAGAGGGCATTTCACGTCTCAGAAGTTGTCTGATGAAAAGCTTTGCTTATATTTCTTATGCTGATATCTGACTTTCTTCACCTTGATCAGGTCAGTTATTTAAGCCAATCATTATAATTGGTTAAATTTAATGGAATTGCTTTCAAGTGTTAAGGTGATAACATGAAAGATGTTGAAAAGAGCTGCCCTCCAGTAAAAGGCACAGGACACAAAGGCGTGTGGACGTTAGTGGTACTGAGTCCATGGTGGCAGTGTTTAACTGCGGAGCTTGAGTGAGTCCTGCCGAGGCTGCTCTTGTAGCTAGTTTGGAATGTGAAAGCAGTTTTGCTGTTGATGGTAGGTTCAGTCACTAATGCATTTTTTATATGAAGGAATGACTAGATGTATATTTGATTATTTGTCAAGAGTCCAGATCCAAGATCACTGGACAGTGTGGGGAATCAGAATTTAGAAATGGCTAggtaaaaatacagaatattatttattctgTGGAACAAGGACTAGGAACAAGCTAAGGTTGAGCTCTGGGGCTGCAGAGCAAGGAGGTTATGAGGATCAGAGCAGCAAGTACATGTCAGACAGAAGCTGTGAGAACTCAGGAGCCCTGCTAGCGAGCAGTGGGTGCTGGGCTCAGGGGAGTTAGCCAGTAGAGAGAAGGCAGTGAAAGGAGAGAGCAGTGAGTGAGCGCCTTGCTCAGCAGGGGGCCCTTTCCTATGCTCCTGCCCCCATCTTTTAAACCTAGTCATAACCTTTTGAGAGGATGAATTATTTTCTGTAGCTGGAAAGGGATTATGGATGCAAGAGCAGAGTTTACCTGTCCTGGAAGGTCTCCAGGTCTTTACTTTTGCCAGAAGTTCCATCTCTGTGTAGTGTTGTTTTTATGTTATGATTTCCGACTTTCCATTGAGGTTTTGGCTTGGAATTACAACTGAAGATCTAGCTTTAAATAAACCTATCAGCAGGTTTGaaatatatgtttccttttattaTGGTCAGAGAAATATCTTCTTTCCCCCAATATAAGGACGGTTCTGCTAGCTGTTTATGTATTGCTGGAAGATTTGCGGCAACGTAGTATTTTTATCTTGTCACATTATGATAAAATTGCTGTTCATGAAGCATAAGCCTTTGATTTCACACCCCCGCTTTAAACACATCTTTTCAGGAAGGACAGAATGCAGGCCCCCCACCCTTGATACCAGGACTAGGGCAGCAGGGAGCACAAGGTCGCATCCCCCCTCTTAACCCTGGACAAGGACCTGGCCCTAACAAAGGTAAATATCTGCTCGGCTGAATAAGAGATTATATTCTACCTCCTTTGGGTAAATTTTTCAATAGTTTTACTGGTAAGTAATTGATAGAATGTGATCATTTGAACCTCTAGGAAAAATAAGAGCATAGTCAATTCGGTCATAGCTTTGCCTTATGCTGTCTTCATAGATTTGTTTTGGTTAGCCTGAATGCTGCGCAGAGGGCACAACTCCTCACTACCAGAGGCGGGAGATGAAACCGCTTGGACAGCCACCAGGAGAGCAGGGCCTGTGCTGCAAGCCAGCCTTGTCCTCCTGGGAATGGGAGTGGTTCCTGTGTTAATCCAATGCAAGTGTATCTTTTTAGCATGCCAGAAAACTGAACTGTTTCGGTCTGAGTTTTTGATGGGATAAGGAATTCAGTTTTAGCAGTGTTTCTAGTAttatccctccttcccctcaAGTTGTGTCAGGCAGTGTTTCCTGGTGGCATTGTTCTGTACCTTTGAGAGGACGAAAGCTGTGTTCCAGTGTGTTGTGCCCCAGGTTGTGGATACTGTGAAAAGCAGAGTTAAGAATTTTCAGTGTAGGCTCTGTGGACATTAAGAATCAACCCTGAGTATCAACAGGGGGCACGTGCAGGAGCCACCATCTTGTTTTGCAAGGTGTTCAGCTCTCCCAGGAGTGTGGGAAGAGCAGGAGTGCAGTGGGGAGGGGCAGCGGCTGGAGGCAGTtagagggtggggctgggagggacgTGGATGGATGGAGTTGCTGCCTTTTCACGGAGGAACACACCAGAGAATCATGAATATCGTGGAGACATCACTGCAGAGAAAGAGACCCCTTTTCAGTTGTAATTGGCTAAGCCCACAGCACCTTGTAGTACATGTGAGGTTCTGCCCAGATTTGATCAGATTAGGCAAAGTCCTTGTCAGCATATTCAACCCCGGGGCTTTGGGAATTTAAAGCTTAGCTGTGAATTTATGCTATTTGTTAGAAATAGGAAGGGAGAGGTAAAAGAATTAGGAGAATGTTTCTTCTAGTCTTACCAAGTGGAAGTGGTGACCACCAGGGAAAAAGAAAGCATCAAGAGCCAATCTCTGGATTTGGGGACCCTGAGAAAAGAAGTCTGTTACCCACAAGGTACAGCCATCAGCAAACTGAGagcctgcctctctccctctcccctacc
Proteins encoded in this window:
- the WDR33 gene encoding pre-mRNA 3' end processing protein WDR33 isoform X2 → MATEIGSPPRFFHMPRFQHQAPRQLFYKRPDFAQQQAMQQLTFDGKRMRKAVNRKTIDYNPSVIKYLENRIWQRDQRDMRAIQPDAGYYNDLVPPIGMLNNPMNAVTTKFVRTSTNKVKCPVFVVRWTPEGRRLVTGASSGEFTLWNGLTFNFETILQAHDSPVRAMTWSHNDMWMLTADHGGYVKYWQSNMNNVKMFQAHKEAIREASFSPTDNKFATCSDDGTVRIWDFLRCHEERILRGHGADVKCVDWHPTKGLVVSGSKDSQQPIKFWDPKTGQSLATLHAHKNTVMEVKLNLNGNWLLTASRDHLCKLFDIRNLKEELQVFRGHKKEATAVAWHPVHEGLFASGGSDGSLLFWHVGVEKEVGGMEMAHEGMIWSLAWHPLGHILCSGSNDHTSKFWTRNRPGDKMRDRYNLNLLPGMSEDGVEYDDLEPNSLAVIPGMGIPEQLKLAMEQEQMGKDESNEIEMTIPGLDWGMEEVMQKDQKKVPQKKVPYAKPIPAQFQQAWMQNKVPIPAPNEVLNDRKEDIKLEEKKKTQAEIEQEMATLQYTNPQLLEQLKIERLAQKQAEQIQPPPSSGTPLLGPQPFPGQGPMSQIPQGFQQPHPSQQLSMNMAQMGPPGPQGQFRPPGPQGQMGPQGPPLHQGGGGPQGFMGPQGPQGPPQGLPRPQDMHGPQGIQRHPGPHGPLGPQGPPGPQGNAGPQGHMGPQGPPGPQGHIGPQGPPGPQGHLGPQGPPGTQGMQGPPGPRGMQGPPHPHGIQGGPGSQGIQGPVSQGPLMGLNPRGMQGPPGPRENQGPAPQGMMLGHPPQEMRGPHPPSGLLGHGPQEMRGPQEMRGMQGPPPQGSMLGPPQELRGPPGSQGQQGPPQGSLGPPPQGGMQGPPGPQGQQNPARGPHPSQGPIPFQQQKTALLGDGPRAPFNQEGQNAGPPPLIPGLGQQGAQGRIPPLNPGQGPGPNKASEEEHPQDMRAVLPPEEEMAFLGPKTLDQRRILMLLTKQPEEGISEVEVGVPPEEEGRVCFPLLMSSLALKEDGNQTPGMEIESQGQDMNISVMLPALIIPLTTVIPQLAENGPLLSKAWTWHLYHPESAPGMMGREPLSTEKWMPQEVLLRIEEAKAEGAQDLLRECLSPDVPAPWMETTMMDTTEMNLLGALQAVVPLLEGAGVAVTGVEGVT
- the WDR33 gene encoding pre-mRNA 3' end processing protein WDR33 isoform X4 → MATEIGSPPRFFHMPRFQHQAPRQLFYKRPDFAQQQAMQQLTFDGKRMRKAVNRKTIDYNPSVIKYLENRIWQRDQRDMRAIQPDAGYYNDLVPPIGMLNNPMNAVTTKFVRTSTNKVKCPVFVVRWTPEGRRLVTGASSGEFTLWNGLTFNFETILQAHDSPVRAMTWSHNDMWMLTADHGGYVKYWQSNMNNVKMFQAHKEAIREASFSPTDNKFATCSDDGTVRIWDFLRCHEERILRGHGADVKCVDWHPTKGLVVSGSKDSQQPIKFWDPKTGQSLATLHAHKNTVMEVKLNLNGNWLLTASRDHLCKLFDIRNLKEELQVFRGHKKEATAVAWHPVHEGLFASGGSDGSLLFWHVGVEKEVGGMEMAHEGMIWSLAWHPLGHILCSGSNDHTSKFWTRNRPGDKMRDRYNLNLLPGMSEDGVEYDDLEPNSLAVIPGMGIPEQLKLAMEQEQMGKDESNEIEMTIPGLDWGMEEVMQKDQKKVPQKKVPYAKPIPAQFQQAWMQNKVPIPAPNEVLNDRKEDIKLEEKKKTQAEIEQEMATLQYTNPQLLEQLKIERLAQKQAEQIQPPPSSGTPLLGPQPFPGQGPMSQIPQGFQQPHPSQQLSMNMAQMGPPGPQGQFRPPGPQGQMGPQGPPLHQGGGGPQGFMGPQGPQGPPQGLPRPQDMHGPQGIQRHPGPHGPLGPQGPPGPQGNAGPQGHMGPQGPPGPQGHIGPQGPPGPQGHLGPQGPPGTQGMQGPPGPRGMQGPPHPHGIQGGPGSQGIQGPVSQGPLMGLNPRGMQGPPGPRENQGPAPQGMMLGHPPQEMRGPHPPSGLLGHGPQEMRGPQEMRGMQGPPPQGSMLGPPQELRGPPGSQGQQGPPQGSLGPPPQGGMQGPPGPQGQQNPARGPHPSQGPIPFQQQKTALLGDGPRAPFNQEGQNAGPPPLIPGLGQQGAQGRIPPLNPGQGPGPNKVLPSGSGDHQGKRKHQEPISGFGDPEKRSLLPTR